The uncultured Ilyobacter sp. genome has a segment encoding these proteins:
- a CDS encoding lipopolysaccharide biosynthesis protein, giving the protein MAIKNEIKSGLFIRFISRYCGVVVQVITMGILARLLSPKEFGVIAVVTVFIRFFELLSHMGLGSAIIQNNDLNDKDHSAIFSFTIIAGIFFAFCFYNFSYVIAKFYLNEEYIKICKYLSISVLFSSFNIVPKSLMRKKFKLKKMGIIEVSADIISGLVAIYLAYNKISYYALIWKSNLRLIILFTFQYIFSELKFKYILNLKPILKIAKFSVWQFLSDFTSFFSINLGNILIGKYIGLVNLGYYDKAYTLMSYPTYNLLYVISPVLHPVLAKYQDEYKTIYNSYLKIIRISTLIGMPLSVYLYFTAEELIKIVFGQQWIQSVPIFKILALSIWVQISLSCSDSIFKVTGRTDYLFLKTFLSNIFMALGIFFGIQHKSLNIIAYGMLFSFFISFFINYWIIFKIIFKSRLKLFFNELKSSIIITIIIFALLSIISSHLYLKNIYFLFLIKSLITFIGFIVALFFTKESKFIFNIFFKDNILLLKK; this is encoded by the coding sequence ATGGCTATAAAAAATGAAATTAAATCTGGATTATTTATAAGGTTCATAAGCAGATACTGTGGAGTGGTGGTTCAGGTAATAACCATGGGAATTCTAGCAAGACTCCTATCACCTAAAGAATTTGGTGTTATTGCTGTTGTTACAGTATTTATTCGTTTTTTTGAATTATTAAGCCATATGGGACTAGGTTCTGCAATTATTCAAAATAATGATTTGAATGACAAAGACCATTCTGCAATTTTTAGCTTTACAATTATCGCTGGAATATTTTTTGCATTTTGTTTTTATAACTTTTCATATGTCATAGCAAAATTTTATTTAAATGAAGAATATATAAAAATCTGTAAGTATTTATCTATTAGTGTACTATTTTCTTCTTTTAATATAGTCCCAAAATCTCTAATGAGAAAAAAATTTAAATTAAAAAAAATGGGTATAATTGAAGTTAGTGCCGATATAATTTCTGGGCTAGTGGCTATTTATTTGGCATATAATAAAATAAGTTATTATGCATTAATTTGGAAATCTAATTTAAGATTAATAATTCTTTTTACCTTTCAGTATATATTTTCTGAATTAAAATTTAAATATATCTTAAATTTAAAACCTATACTTAAAATAGCAAAATTTTCAGTATGGCAGTTTTTATCAGATTTTACAAGTTTCTTTTCAATTAACTTAGGTAACATACTTATCGGTAAATATATTGGATTAGTAAATTTAGGTTATTATGACAAAGCATATACACTAATGTCATATCCTACATATAATTTATTATATGTCATAAGCCCTGTACTGCATCCTGTATTGGCCAAATATCAAGATGAATATAAAACCATATATAATTCTTATTTAAAAATAATTAGGATCTCTACTTTAATAGGTATGCCCCTGTCCGTATACCTTTACTTTACTGCAGAAGAATTAATAAAAATTGTATTTGGACAGCAATGGATTCAAAGTGTTCCTATATTTAAAATACTAGCCCTATCTATTTGGGTTCAGATTTCCTTGTCATGTAGTGATTCTATTTTTAAAGTCACAGGAAGAACAGATTATTTATTTTTAAAAACATTTCTTAGTAATATTTTTATGGCTTTGGGAATTTTTTTCGGAATACAACATAAAAGTTTAAATATAATTGCATATGGGATGTTGTTTTCATTTTTTATTAGTTTTTTTATTAATTATTGGATAATTTTCAAAATTATTTTTAAGAGCAGACTTAAGTTATTTTTTAATGAATTGAAAAGTTCAATTATTATAACAATAATTATTTTTGCACTTTTGAGTATAATTAGTAGTCATCTCTATCTAAAAAATATTTATTTTCTATTTTTAATAAAAAGTTTGATCACATTTATTGGTTTTATAGTTGCCTTATTTTTTACTAAGGAATCAAAGTTTATATTTAACATTTTTTTTAAAGACAATATACTTCTATTAAAAAAATAA
- a CDS encoding CDP-glycerol glycerophosphotransferase family protein: protein MKRTACQLIQILDNLTLKKNRIIFHSYPDYSDNSYALFKYFLKKKLKYEIIWLVDKCPLDEIKEKIKKEFGVNIKVYKKSSVSGILSYLSSKYVFFTHGLYGGIVSGKNKKRINLWHGMQLKRMGKLDKKDSLNKNFTKQDFVIATSNLYKDINSEMFNLKKSNVLITGQPRNDLLFEDTNFFKKTGINSDIYKKLIIWMPTYRNAIDGKRNDGLNQKNYISIFKISELEELNEFLKKMEVFLLIKIHPMDIINKLSIKNYSNLLVLKSGYLQKINEQLYPLLGKFDALITDYSSVYVDFLILNRPIAFVNTDEEQYSKYRGFVFKNYKEYMPGEFIKTKQSFYKFIQDLVNEKDKYYLKRSRVNKAFNKYFDNKSCERLIEKLKL from the coding sequence ATGAAAAGAACTGCATGTCAATTAATACAAATTTTAGATAATCTAACTTTAAAAAAAAACAGAATTATATTTCATAGCTATCCAGATTACTCAGATAATTCTTATGCCTTATTTAAATATTTTTTAAAAAAAAAATTAAAATATGAAATCATTTGGTTAGTAGATAAATGTCCTTTGGATGAAATTAAAGAAAAAATAAAAAAAGAATTTGGTGTAAATATAAAAGTATACAAAAAAAGTTCAGTAAGTGGTATTCTGAGTTATTTGAGCTCAAAATATGTTTTTTTTACTCATGGACTATACGGAGGAATAGTTTCTGGAAAAAATAAAAAAAGAATCAATTTATGGCATGGGATGCAATTAAAAAGAATGGGTAAATTAGATAAAAAAGATAGTTTAAATAAGAATTTTACAAAACAGGATTTTGTAATAGCCACATCCAACCTATATAAAGATATAAATTCTGAAATGTTTAATTTAAAAAAATCTAATGTTTTGATTACTGGACAACCTAGAAATGATTTGTTATTCGAAGATACTAATTTTTTTAAAAAAACTGGTATCAATAGTGATATTTATAAAAAATTAATTATATGGATGCCAACTTATAGAAATGCTATTGATGGAAAAAGAAACGATGGATTAAATCAAAAAAACTATATCTCTATTTTTAAAATTTCAGAATTAGAGGAATTGAACGAATTTTTAAAGAAAATGGAAGTTTTTTTATTAATAAAAATTCATCCAATGGATATTATAAATAAATTGTCAATAAAAAATTATTCTAACTTATTAGTTTTAAAATCCGGTTATTTACAAAAAATAAATGAACAATTATATCCGTTATTAGGAAAATTTGATGCTCTAATAACGGATTATTCATCAGTATATGTAGATTTCCTGATATTAAACAGACCTATCGCATTTGTTAATACAGATGAAGAGCAGTATTCTAAATATAGAGGATTTGTTTTTAAAAACTATAAAGAATATATGCCGGGAGAATTTATAAAAACCAAACAATCTTTTTATAAATTTATTCAAGATTTAGTTAACGAAAAAGATAAATATTATCTAAAAAGATCAAGAGTAAACAAAGCCTTTAATAAATATTTTGATAATAAATCATGTGAGAGGCTTATAGAAAAATTGAAACTATAA
- a CDS encoding O-antigen ligase family protein, which produces MYKKYLDKAALINLVINLILLTLGLGRHWQGRNYLYFGDPNQMSYFYVSTILISNLLDLKHKNIISILSLLLIIMTSSRSGLLVVSSYYILLIIKSRNSLIKKNQTKNLKKIIITIFISISFLTIYHQEINEQLAFTISRFGESGDDDTLFSRGWDRIYFYPKYVILGSGEGGYEDGQKFSKSVFHSTLETHSTWANIILSYGVLGSFLFLNIIYKFLKYRDWYLYFIPLFLNGLSKVDTRQTTFWFIIILMIYFSKNNKQKKIQ; this is translated from the coding sequence TTGTACAAAAAATATCTCGACAAAGCGGCGCTGATAAATTTAGTTATAAATTTAATCCTTCTAACTTTGGGTCTTGGAAGACATTGGCAGGGTCGAAATTACTTGTACTTTGGAGACCCCAATCAAATGAGTTATTTTTATGTATCGACAATATTGATCTCAAATTTACTTGATTTAAAACATAAAAATATAATTTCAATACTGTCGTTACTATTAATAATAATGACAAGTTCAAGGTCTGGTTTATTAGTCGTTAGCAGTTATTATATTCTTTTGATTATAAAGAGTAGAAATAGTCTTATAAAAAAAAATCAGACTAAAAATTTAAAAAAAATTATCATAACAATTTTTATATCTATCAGTTTTTTAACTATTTATCACCAAGAAATTAATGAACAATTGGCATTTACAATAAGTAGATTTGGAGAAAGCGGCGATGATGATACTCTGTTTTCAAGAGGGTGGGACAGAATTTACTTTTATCCTAAATATGTTATCCTTGGATCAGGTGAAGGGGGGTATGAAGATGGTCAGAAGTTTTCAAAATCAGTTTTTCATTCTACATTAGAAACCCATAGCACCTGGGCAAATATAATACTATCATATGGAGTGCTAGGTTCTTTTTTGTTTTTAAATATAATTTATAAATTTTTAAAATATAGAGACTGGTATTTATATTTTATACCATTATTCTTAAATGGATTGTCTAAGGTAGACACTAGGCAAACTACTTTTTGGTTCATAATTATTTTGATGATTTATTTTTCTAAAAATAATAAGCAAAAAAAAATACAATAG